A stretch of Aureispira sp. CCB-E DNA encodes these proteins:
- the gap gene encoding type I glyceraldehyde-3-phosphate dehydrogenase: MAKKIAINGFGRIGRLTLRNLIVRDDVEIVGINDLTDTATLAHLFEYDSSHRRFNGTVAVDGDTLIVNGKKIPTFSKRNPEELPWKELEVDVVLECTGFFRKKEQAMLHIKAGAKKVLLSAPAKSDGIPTIVKGVNDALLKGEDLIVSNASCTTNCLAPLVKVIDENWGIQYGFMSTIHAYTANQKLQDAPHSDLRRARAAALNMIPTTTGAANALALVMPSVKGKISASSIRVPVSTGSLVELVCALDKSVDEATVNATFQAAAEGGLKGILEYSEKPLVSTDIISNPSSSIFDAPLTTIHNGMLKVTAWYDNEAGYSARLAELATMI, from the coding sequence ATGGCAAAAAAAATTGCAATAAATGGGTTTGGTCGTATCGGGCGACTAACTTTAAGGAATTTAATTGTTAGAGATGACGTAGAAATTGTAGGAATAAATGACTTAACAGATACCGCTACTTTGGCTCATTTATTCGAGTATGATTCATCGCACCGTCGTTTTAATGGGACAGTAGCCGTAGATGGAGATACATTGATTGTAAATGGCAAAAAAATTCCAACATTTTCTAAACGAAATCCAGAAGAGTTGCCTTGGAAAGAGCTAGAGGTAGATGTTGTTTTGGAATGCACGGGTTTCTTTAGAAAAAAAGAACAAGCGATGTTGCACATTAAGGCGGGAGCAAAAAAGGTGCTCTTGTCAGCACCAGCTAAAAGCGATGGCATCCCAACAATTGTGAAAGGGGTCAATGATGCTCTGCTAAAAGGAGAGGATTTAATTGTCTCGAATGCTTCTTGCACAACAAACTGTTTGGCTCCTTTGGTAAAAGTTATAGATGAAAATTGGGGCATTCAATATGGTTTTATGAGTACGATTCATGCTTATACTGCCAATCAAAAATTGCAAGATGCTCCTCACTCTGATTTGCGTAGAGCAAGAGCAGCTGCTCTGAATATGATTCCTACTACAACTGGTGCCGCCAATGCTTTGGCTTTGGTAATGCCTTCTGTAAAAGGAAAAATAAGTGCCTCTAGTATTCGAGTGCCTGTGTCTACAGGGTCTTTGGTAGAATTAGTGTGTGCTTTGGACAAATCTGTAGACGAAGCGACCGTAAACGCCACTTTCCAAGCTGCTGCTGAAGGGGGGTTGAAAGGAATATTGGAGTATTCTGAAAAACCTTTGGTATCAACAGACATTATCTCTAATCCTTCGTCTAGTATTTTTGATGCTCCTTTAACAACCATTCATAATGGTATGCTAAAAGTGACTGCTTGGTATGACAATGAGGCTGGATATTCTGCTCGTCTGGCAGAGTTGGCTACCATGATTTAG